One stretch of Sinomonas terrae DNA includes these proteins:
- a CDS encoding APC family permease, with translation MAQIFRMSASMPLVAAYGSGCTGIDPCGPGDRLIPAHRRDAAPFCTTIPKGTLTIASTTTAARGLGTAAGVALYVSAVIGPGILTLPATAARIAGPLSLVAIAILLAVSVPAAFAFVFIHRAASGNGGDSAGSIQSYVSAAFGPLAGRLVSAWFFLGVPLGVPALALIGGSYVSAAIGGGRTTTLAAAWLIATVAVATSIAGGRSSATLSLVLTGSLMLLIVGAAAASAPQWRPAGIGELAPNGAGSILPALLVLMWVLTGWEASTNFASMLRPPSARLSRVIALTLIIVVVLYACVAMPEILVLGPYAGSTEAPVAEVLRAAVGPAASAVAAVLAALLSLANASAYLISLRRLGRHFLADVAPQPPTRDHRLAVGIPAFLTAVGLTLATVEPIDTGWFVAVCAGSQVPVYLVALSSGLRLLPRRSGGWWLSFVATVAVALLLIPTGPFLLAPLAISAGFLLVGALNRRRQARETLT, from the coding sequence GTGGCGCAGATCTTTCGGATGTCGGCATCTATGCCGCTTGTCGCGGCCTACGGATCCGGCTGCACTGGTATTGACCCATGCGGCCCCGGCGATCGTCTCATACCGGCTCATCGCCGAGACGCTGCTCCGTTCTGCACCACCATCCCGAAGGGAACTCTCACCATCGCATCGACCACGACTGCTGCCCGCGGTCTGGGGACGGCCGCCGGCGTCGCGCTCTACGTCAGCGCGGTCATCGGGCCGGGCATCCTGACCCTCCCCGCCACGGCGGCGCGGATCGCCGGCCCGCTGTCGCTGGTGGCCATCGCCATCCTCCTTGCCGTCTCCGTGCCCGCCGCATTCGCGTTCGTCTTCATCCACAGGGCGGCTAGCGGCAACGGCGGCGATTCCGCCGGGAGCATCCAGAGTTATGTCTCCGCAGCGTTCGGGCCACTCGCCGGCCGATTGGTCTCGGCGTGGTTCTTCCTCGGCGTCCCTCTCGGTGTGCCGGCGCTGGCACTGATCGGCGGCTCCTACGTGAGCGCGGCCATCGGTGGTGGGCGCACGACGACCCTCGCGGCAGCCTGGCTGATCGCCACGGTCGCCGTCGCGACATCGATAGCCGGGGGTCGCTCGAGCGCCACGCTGTCGTTGGTGCTGACGGGATCGCTCATGCTGCTGATCGTCGGGGCCGCGGCGGCCTCCGCGCCGCAGTGGCGCCCGGCGGGGATCGGGGAGCTGGCGCCGAACGGGGCAGGCTCGATCCTGCCCGCTCTGCTCGTCCTCATGTGGGTGCTCACTGGCTGGGAAGCGTCGACGAATTTCGCATCGATGCTCAGGCCGCCCTCTGCTCGGCTGTCCAGGGTCATTGCGCTCACCCTGATCATCGTGGTCGTGCTCTACGCGTGCGTAGCGATGCCGGAGATCCTGGTGCTCGGCCCCTACGCCGGCAGCACCGAGGCGCCCGTCGCCGAAGTATTGCGCGCAGCAGTCGGTCCCGCTGCGTCGGCCGTCGCCGCCGTCCTGGCGGCCCTGCTCTCCCTGGCAAACGCCTCCGCCTATCTCATCAGCCTTCGGCGCCTCGGCCGGCACTTCCTCGCCGATGTGGCCCCGCAGCCGCCCACACGCGACCATCGGCTCGCCGTCGGGATACCTGCGTTCCTCACCGCTGTGGGGCTCACCCTCGCGACGGTTGAGCCAATCGACACGGGCTGGTTTGTTGCCGTATGCGCCGGATCGCAGGTTCCTGTCTATCTCGTGGCCCTCTCCTCCGGTCTGCGTCTCCTGCCGCGCCGCTCCGGCGGCTGGTGGCTTTCGTTCGTCGCCACCGTCGCCGTCGCGCTGCTCCTGATCCCCACTGGCCCCTTCCTGCTCGCGCCTCTTGCCATCTCCGCAGGATTCCTGCTCGTCGGTGCCCTCAACCGCCGTCGCCAAGCGCGCGAAACGCTGACATAG
- a CDS encoding GlxA family transcriptional regulator, translated as MHKESAAHRVGVVIMPDAPLFEVAVPCEIFGARRPDLISPAYEVLLCATVPDASVASGFLAPQAGSLADLATADTVIVPAFADVDEPPSPDLVDALRAADERGARVVGLCSGAFALAEAGLLDRRRATTHWMYADRLKRRYPLVDVDPAVLYTAEGNIFTSAGTAAAIDLCLELVRRDHGAAVVNELARRLVVPPHRAADQAQFVPVPVPDPNGSRLGPTLEWARGNLQERITLADLARQARVSRRTLIRRFQSEHGLTPSRWLIAERVRRAQQLLESTELSIEQVASRSGFGTATSMRQAFAQHLHTSPGAYRETFRHAGTTAS; from the coding sequence ATGCACAAGGAATCCGCCGCCCATCGGGTGGGCGTCGTGATCATGCCCGACGCCCCGCTGTTCGAGGTCGCCGTCCCCTGCGAGATCTTCGGTGCGAGACGCCCGGACTTGATCTCGCCTGCCTACGAAGTCCTCCTGTGCGCAACCGTCCCCGACGCCTCGGTTGCCTCCGGCTTCCTCGCACCGCAGGCAGGGTCGCTGGCGGACTTGGCCACGGCGGACACGGTCATCGTCCCGGCCTTCGCGGACGTCGACGAGCCACCGTCTCCGGACCTCGTGGACGCGCTCCGCGCCGCCGACGAACGGGGTGCCCGCGTCGTCGGACTCTGTTCGGGAGCGTTCGCCCTGGCCGAGGCCGGATTGCTCGACAGACGCCGCGCAACGACCCACTGGATGTACGCGGACAGGCTCAAGCGGCGCTATCCGCTCGTCGACGTCGACCCTGCCGTTCTGTACACGGCCGAAGGCAACATCTTCACGTCGGCGGGCACCGCGGCCGCGATCGACCTCTGCCTCGAACTCGTGCGCCGTGACCATGGTGCCGCCGTGGTGAACGAGCTCGCACGAAGGCTTGTCGTGCCCCCACACCGGGCAGCCGATCAGGCCCAATTCGTCCCTGTGCCGGTCCCCGACCCGAACGGTTCGAGGCTGGGCCCGACGCTCGAGTGGGCACGCGGCAACCTGCAGGAGCGCATCACCTTGGCTGATCTCGCCAGACAGGCCCGGGTAAGCCGCCGCACGCTCATCCGGCGCTTCCAGAGCGAACACGGACTCACCCCGAGCCGGTGGCTGATCGCCGAGCGCGTGAGGAGGGCACAGCAGCTCCTCGAGAGCACGGAGCTCTCCATCGAACAGGTGGCCTCCCGGAGTGGATTCGGCACCGCCACGAGCATGCGCCAGGCCTTCGCCCAACACCTCCACACCTCGCCCGGCGCGTATCGCGAAACGTTCCGGCATGCGGGCACCACGGCCAGCTGA
- a CDS encoding FAD-binding monooxygenase: MQFYLDGYRPGDPEIRPAAPSARPPAGSGELPEEVDVLVVGTGPAGLVLAAQLAQFPGITTRVVERRTSPLELGQADGVACRTVEMFNAFGLAEKLVREGYWVNETTFWSPAPEGGLMRTGRVQDVADGLSEYPHVIVNQARMQDYLLEHMRKSPSRLEPDYGMEATAIEVLPAGDHPVKATLRRTGGAADDGEARDVVVRAKYVVGCDGARSAVRRSLGIGLRGDARNHAWGVMDLLAVTDFPDIRLKSVIQSAHGGSILLIPREGGYLVRLYVDLGDHDPGDRDARARFTPESLIGAAQRILHPYTLEVKDIAWWSVYEVGQRIADRFDDVPESERGSRSPRVFIAGDACHTHSAKAGQGMNVSMQDGFNLGWKLAAVLEGRSPESLLHTYAQERRAVAQELIDFDLRWSTAMAAKPKDPDSPGAGGIDAQERQRLFTEGGRFTAGFATEYAPGPLTGSGEHQSLATGFPVGQRFHSAPVIRLADAKPLGLGHVAEADGRWRIYAFADADDPQSPESGFARLCAFLAESEHSPVRLFTPEGADSDAVFDVRAVFQQDHHTLEIGTMPQFLTPRKGPFRLVDYEKMFTPDPTPGQDIFDARGIDRARGAVVVVRPDQYVAAVLPLDAHQELGNFFAQTMLVQRRLPDSSDLCRRGDRAPLCSVVTTPARSSAPPPTSSGWGSSPKASHAAAIPTGGTSSV; encoded by the coding sequence GTGCAGTTCTACCTTGACGGCTACCGTCCCGGCGACCCCGAGATCCGCCCCGCGGCCCCCTCGGCCCGACCTCCCGCGGGCAGCGGGGAGCTGCCGGAGGAGGTGGACGTGCTGGTGGTCGGGACCGGCCCCGCGGGCCTGGTGCTCGCAGCGCAGCTGGCCCAGTTCCCCGGGATCACGACGAGGGTGGTCGAGCGCCGGACGAGCCCTCTCGAGCTCGGGCAGGCGGACGGGGTGGCGTGCCGGACGGTGGAGATGTTCAACGCGTTCGGCCTGGCCGAGAAGCTCGTGCGCGAGGGCTACTGGGTCAACGAGACCACGTTCTGGAGCCCCGCCCCCGAGGGGGGCCTGATGCGCACGGGCCGCGTGCAGGATGTCGCCGACGGCCTGTCCGAGTACCCCCACGTGATCGTCAACCAGGCCCGGATGCAGGACTACCTCCTCGAGCACATGCGCAAGAGCCCCTCCCGGCTCGAGCCGGACTACGGCATGGAGGCCACCGCCATCGAGGTCCTCCCCGCCGGCGACCACCCCGTCAAGGCCACCCTCCGGCGGACCGGCGGCGCGGCCGACGACGGCGAGGCGAGGGACGTCGTCGTGCGGGCGAAGTATGTGGTGGGCTGCGACGGCGCACGCTCCGCCGTGCGGAGGTCTCTCGGCATCGGGCTGCGGGGGGACGCCCGAAACCACGCATGGGGGGTCATGGACCTCCTCGCCGTCACCGACTTCCCCGACATCCGCCTCAAGTCCGTCATCCAGTCCGCCCACGGCGGCAGCATCCTGCTCATCCCCCGTGAGGGCGGCTATCTCGTCCGCCTCTATGTGGACCTGGGCGACCACGACCCCGGCGACCGCGACGCCCGCGCCCGGTTCACCCCCGAATCCCTCATCGGCGCCGCCCAGCGGATCCTTCACCCCTACACGCTCGAGGTGAAGGACATCGCCTGGTGGTCGGTGTACGAGGTGGGCCAGCGCATCGCGGACAGGTTCGACGACGTGCCCGAATCCGAGCGCGGCAGCCGCAGCCCACGGGTATTCATCGCCGGGGACGCGTGCCACACCCACTCGGCCAAGGCCGGCCAGGGCATGAACGTCTCCATGCAGGACGGATTCAACCTCGGCTGGAAGCTCGCCGCGGTCCTCGAGGGACGCAGCCCGGAATCGCTGCTGCACACCTACGCCCAGGAACGCCGCGCAGTCGCCCAGGAGCTGATCGACTTCGACCTGCGCTGGTCCACCGCGATGGCCGCCAAGCCCAAAGACCCCGACTCCCCGGGCGCTGGCGGCATCGACGCACAGGAGCGCCAACGCCTGTTCACCGAAGGAGGCCGATTCACCGCCGGATTCGCCACCGAGTACGCCCCCGGCCCGCTCACCGGCTCCGGCGAGCACCAGTCGCTGGCCACCGGGTTCCCCGTGGGCCAGCGCTTCCACTCCGCCCCCGTCATCCGGCTGGCCGACGCGAAGCCCCTCGGATTGGGCCACGTGGCCGAGGCCGACGGACGATGGCGGATCTACGCCTTCGCCGACGCCGACGACCCGCAGTCCCCCGAATCCGGCTTCGCCCGGCTGTGCGCCTTCCTCGCCGAGTCCGAACACTCCCCGGTCCGGCTCTTCACCCCGGAGGGCGCGGACTCCGATGCCGTGTTCGATGTTCGGGCCGTCTTCCAGCAGGACCACCACACCCTCGAGATTGGGACGATGCCGCAGTTCCTCACGCCCCGCAAGGGCCCCTTCAGGCTCGTCGACTACGAGAAGATGTTCACCCCCGACCCCACCCCCGGGCAGGACATCTTCGACGCCCGAGGCATCGACCGCGCCCGCGGCGCAGTCGTCGTCGTACGCCCCGACCAGTACGTCGCAGCCGTCCTGCCCCTGGATGCCCACCAGGAACTCGGGAACTTCTTCGCCCAGACGATGCTGGTTCAGCGGCGATTGCCCGACAGCTCTGATTTGTGTAGACGGGGCGATCGGGCGCCTCTGTGCAGCGTCGTCACGACTCCCGCCAGAAGCAGCGCGCCGCCGCCCACCTCAAGCGGCTGGGGCAGCTCACCGAAAGCGAGCCACGCGGCGGCCATCCCCACCGGCGGCACGAGCAGCGTGTAG
- a CDS encoding IclR family transcriptional regulator, translating to MQNFEIVKKPAYAIESVDKALQLILLLQERDELRVNEAAARLHVAPSTAHRLLATLMYRGFALQNESRLYTAGPALHGIPRSGRLQEIASAAHPYLEELRAAVGETANLMARFGSSVRFLTSVESAHLLRVGDRTGTVLPARLSSGGKAILATLDDEALRRLYSGQAAQTEGDRLATHEMAALQEELVNVRSQGYALNVGKTEPDIAAIGMAIRGSAEPAWLAISLSAPLSRAESLNTPQTHSALRECSTRIAAALEVEQLSGAR from the coding sequence GTGCAGAACTTTGAGATTGTGAAGAAGCCTGCGTACGCGATTGAGTCCGTGGACAAGGCGCTGCAGCTCATCCTCCTGCTGCAGGAGCGGGATGAGCTTCGCGTCAACGAGGCCGCCGCACGCCTCCATGTGGCACCTTCGACCGCCCACAGGCTTCTCGCAACCCTCATGTACCGCGGCTTCGCGCTCCAGAACGAATCACGCCTCTATACCGCAGGCCCGGCCCTGCACGGCATCCCACGTTCAGGCCGTCTGCAGGAAATCGCCTCTGCCGCACATCCGTACCTGGAAGAACTCCGAGCCGCCGTCGGGGAGACAGCGAACCTCATGGCGCGGTTTGGGAGCAGCGTACGTTTTCTTACGAGCGTGGAGTCTGCGCATCTGCTGCGCGTGGGCGACCGGACGGGAACAGTCCTTCCCGCCCGGCTCTCCTCGGGCGGCAAGGCCATCCTTGCGACCCTCGACGACGAGGCCCTGCGGCGGCTCTATTCCGGACAGGCAGCTCAGACCGAGGGCGACCGTCTCGCCACCCACGAGATGGCGGCGCTCCAAGAGGAGCTTGTGAACGTCCGTTCGCAAGGTTATGCCCTCAACGTCGGCAAGACCGAACCCGACATCGCCGCGATCGGCATGGCAATCCGCGGCTCCGCAGAACCAGCCTGGCTCGCAATCTCCCTCAGCGCCCCGCTCTCCCGCGCGGAGTCCCTGAATACGCCGCAAACGCACTCCGCCCTCCGCGAATGCTCCACGAGGATCGCAGCGGCGCTGGAAGTTGAACAGCTCTCGGGCGCCCGTTAG
- a CDS encoding DUF1801 domain-containing protein, with the protein MAQSKQSAPQFTPEERAAMKQRAKELKAQENAAEALKSVLDKIASLDEPDKTNAERIHAIVSKAAPSLVPKLFYGSPGYADKDGKIILFYQERAKFKARYGNLAFFDAARLDEGTMWPTAFAITEISPSDEEAIEAVVRKAIGESAP; encoded by the coding sequence ATGGCCCAATCCAAGCAGTCCGCCCCTCAATTCACTCCCGAAGAGCGTGCGGCAATGAAGCAGCGTGCCAAGGAACTCAAGGCGCAGGAAAACGCGGCGGAGGCCCTCAAGTCGGTGCTCGACAAGATCGCCTCGCTCGATGAACCAGACAAGACGAATGCCGAGCGCATCCATGCGATCGTCAGCAAGGCTGCACCATCACTGGTCCCGAAGCTGTTCTACGGCAGCCCCGGCTATGCCGATAAAGATGGCAAAATCATCCTCTTCTACCAGGAGCGGGCGAAGTTCAAAGCACGATACGGCAATCTCGCGTTCTTCGATGCGGCGCGGCTCGACGAGGGAACCATGTGGCCGACCGCCTTTGCGATCACAGAGATCTCGCCGTCTGACGAAGAAGCGATCGAGGCGGTGGTGCGCAAGGCTATCGGCGAATCCGCCCCCTAG
- a CDS encoding CHY zinc finger protein, protein MSASTRIFGSTVDDETRCIHYRTAKDVIAIKFKCCLRYYPCHLCHGEDADHETQTWPRNQWAELAVLCGVCKSEMAVQAYLATTSCPNCGVPLNERCAAHRHLYFDTK, encoded by the coding sequence GTGAGCGCGTCGACGAGGATCTTCGGCAGCACCGTGGACGACGAAACCCGGTGTATCCACTACCGCACGGCCAAAGATGTCATTGCCATCAAGTTCAAATGCTGTCTCCGCTACTACCCCTGCCATCTCTGCCATGGCGAGGACGCAGACCATGAGACGCAGACGTGGCCCAGAAATCAGTGGGCAGAGCTGGCGGTGCTCTGCGGCGTGTGCAAGAGCGAGATGGCCGTCCAGGCCTATCTGGCGACGACCTCATGCCCGAATTGCGGCGTTCCGCTCAACGAACGATGTGCGGCCCACAGACACCTCTACTTCGACACGAAGTGA
- a CDS encoding aldo/keto reductase: MQQRTIGNVPVSAVGLGGMPMSIEGRPDEKQAIATIHAALDAGVTLIDTADAYHLPGQNEVGHNEELIAKAVRSYGGDASRVIIATKGGHLRPQEGPWAQNGDPAYLKEAAKASARRLGVEAIDLYQYHRPDPQVPYAESVGALAELLDEGVIRMAGISNANVDQIKEAHEVLSGRLASVQNQFSPKFRSSEPELVLCAEMGIAFLPWSPLGGISSAPDLGSLHDEFAAVAQTHDVSPQVVALAWELAKADVVIPIPGASRPESIRDSASAPELELAPEELHRLDSVPLSSR; this comes from the coding sequence ATGCAGCAGCGCACCATCGGGAACGTGCCAGTCAGCGCCGTCGGGCTCGGCGGGATGCCGATGTCAATCGAGGGACGCCCAGACGAGAAGCAAGCCATTGCGACAATCCACGCCGCTCTTGATGCAGGGGTGACCCTGATCGATACAGCTGACGCGTATCACCTGCCCGGACAAAACGAAGTCGGCCACAACGAGGAGCTCATCGCCAAGGCGGTCCGCTCCTACGGCGGCGATGCTTCCCGCGTGATCATCGCAACGAAGGGCGGTCACCTCCGTCCTCAGGAAGGCCCCTGGGCACAGAATGGCGACCCGGCCTATCTCAAGGAAGCGGCCAAGGCCTCCGCTCGGCGTCTTGGCGTCGAAGCGATCGATTTGTATCAGTACCACCGGCCGGATCCGCAGGTTCCCTATGCGGAGTCAGTCGGAGCACTTGCCGAACTTCTCGACGAAGGCGTTATCCGTATGGCCGGCATCTCGAACGCGAATGTCGACCAGATCAAAGAGGCGCATGAGGTGCTCAGCGGGCGGCTGGCTTCGGTCCAGAATCAATTTTCACCGAAATTCCGTTCGAGCGAACCCGAGCTCGTCCTATGTGCCGAGATGGGAATTGCCTTCCTCCCTTGGAGCCCCCTTGGCGGAATATCATCGGCGCCAGATCTGGGTTCGCTCCATGACGAGTTCGCCGCTGTTGCGCAGACGCACGACGTGTCACCGCAAGTAGTCGCCTTGGCCTGGGAACTGGCGAAAGCCGACGTCGTTATCCCCATACCGGGCGCCTCGCGCCCAGAGTCCATTCGCGACTCGGCCTCCGCCCCCGAACTCGAGCTGGCCCCGGAGGAACTTCACCGACTGGACTCGGTTCCCCTCTCATCACGCTGA
- a CDS encoding cyclodeaminase/cyclohydrolase family protein has product MNDSHAVSTHGSTVEEWTRALAQSTGSPGGGAGTGLMLAVAASLMSMVAGYSEADERDPMEVERIRMRAQSLREAALRLADEDASASRAFGAAFRLERGPERQEAIRAASLNAAKSSAVLGELALDALDPLAWLALHGNPALVSDVVVAFGALRAALAGARTNVSFDLASLRSGGKDLDEVREQHAELWSTVRRFDDALDRIDTLTASIDHRAAPTAAADQRDERGTESSR; this is encoded by the coding sequence GTGAACGATTCCCACGCGGTCAGCACCCATGGCTCGACGGTTGAAGAATGGACGAGGGCATTGGCCCAATCCACTGGCTCGCCCGGCGGCGGCGCGGGCACGGGGCTGATGCTGGCCGTCGCTGCCTCGTTGATGTCCATGGTTGCCGGCTATAGCGAGGCGGACGAACGCGACCCCATGGAAGTCGAGAGGATCCGGATGCGCGCGCAGTCGCTGCGCGAGGCTGCCCTCCGATTGGCGGACGAAGATGCCTCGGCGTCGCGGGCCTTCGGTGCGGCATTCCGTCTGGAACGGGGCCCGGAACGGCAGGAAGCCATACGCGCCGCATCCCTGAACGCGGCCAAGTCGTCCGCGGTGCTCGGCGAGCTGGCCCTTGATGCCCTGGACCCTCTCGCATGGCTCGCGTTGCATGGCAATCCTGCCTTGGTCTCTGATGTCGTCGTCGCGTTCGGCGCCCTTCGGGCTGCGCTTGCGGGCGCTCGCACGAACGTCAGCTTCGACCTCGCTTCGCTCCGTTCGGGGGGTAAAGACCTCGACGAGGTTCGGGAGCAGCACGCAGAGCTGTGGTCGACTGTCAGGCGGTTCGACGATGCGCTTGACCGTATTGACACACTGACCGCCAGCATCGATCACCGTGCCGCCCCCACGGCCGCCGCCGATCAGCGTGATGAGAGGGGAACCGAGTCCAGTCGGTGA
- a CDS encoding beta-ketoacyl-ACP synthase 3 produces MDQRSLRGSALKGLGHYQPENIVTNDDLARRVETNDEWIRTRTGIRERRIASDSETVVDMASAAARMALADAGIDDVSLVVVASTTLMDRSPNSAARVSAQLGFSGPAVLDINTACSGFEYALALADQAISMGTAEHALVIGAEKLSSVTDWTDRRTCVLTADGAGAVVLGPSSEPTISPVVWGSVPGMLEAVVIDKETQLFSQDGRSVMRWVLTEAADQAKRVLERAGLSPADIDVFAFHQANLRLIEPLARALGVTDKQVLIRDIEESGNTSAASVPLGLSKAWHRGELPRGGRAFLFGFGGGFTFAGQVVTLPE; encoded by the coding sequence ATGGATCAGCGTTCACTGAGGGGCTCGGCCCTCAAAGGCCTTGGGCACTACCAGCCCGAGAACATTGTCACCAACGACGATCTGGCCCGGAGGGTCGAAACGAACGACGAGTGGATACGCACTCGCACGGGTATTCGGGAGCGACGGATCGCCTCTGATTCCGAGACCGTCGTCGACATGGCGTCGGCCGCTGCTCGAATGGCGCTCGCAGACGCGGGAATCGATGACGTTTCGCTCGTCGTGGTCGCCAGCACGACCTTGATGGATCGAAGCCCGAATTCGGCTGCTCGGGTCAGCGCTCAGCTCGGCTTCTCCGGTCCCGCCGTGCTCGACATCAACACGGCCTGCTCCGGATTCGAATACGCCCTCGCGCTCGCCGATCAGGCCATCAGCATGGGGACCGCCGAGCACGCGCTCGTGATCGGGGCCGAGAAGCTCTCGAGCGTGACCGACTGGACTGATCGACGAACGTGCGTGCTGACGGCCGACGGCGCCGGCGCCGTCGTCCTCGGCCCCTCATCCGAGCCGACGATCTCTCCCGTGGTGTGGGGGTCCGTTCCCGGGATGCTCGAGGCCGTCGTGATCGACAAGGAGACTCAGCTCTTCTCGCAGGATGGCCGCAGCGTCATGCGGTGGGTGCTCACCGAAGCGGCGGACCAGGCGAAGCGCGTCCTCGAGCGAGCCGGGCTCAGTCCTGCGGACATTGACGTCTTCGCGTTCCACCAGGCGAACCTTCGGCTCATCGAGCCGCTCGCGCGCGCCCTCGGGGTCACGGACAAGCAGGTCTTGATCCGGGACATCGAGGAATCGGGCAACACTTCGGCAGCGAGCGTTCCGCTCGGACTCTCGAAGGCCTGGCATCGGGGCGAGCTCCCGCGTGGCGGGCGCGCCTTCCTCTTCGGGTTCGGGGGCGGCTTCACCTTTGCTGGCCAAGTCGTGACGCTGCCCGAGTAG
- a CDS encoding YihY/virulence factor BrkB family protein, whose amino-acid sequence MGSVGRFDTLQQRHPWLGYPLAVLYKYLDDQGPFLAALITYYAFVSLFPLLLLLSTLLSFVLSGDPELQTQIMTSALTEFPVIGTQLSEPKGLGGGTVGVVIGILGALYGGIGVAQAIQHAMNTAWSIPRNSRPDPIKSRGRSLLLLGTVGLALIGTTVLSALGGYADALGAAGRAVFLALSIAVNAGAFILAFRIGTVRPLTVRQVLPGAVGAAIAWQLLQSLGPIYVAQVVRRASEMNGVFAVVLGLLAFLYLAAVAIVLCVEANVVRVDRLHPRALLTPFTDQVDLTAGDRKSYTRQAKAQRLKGFERIDVTFGERSPDEAAQPGGKESADSPEEGPQTREDS is encoded by the coding sequence ATGGGATCGGTCGGGCGATTCGACACGCTGCAGCAGAGGCATCCGTGGCTCGGATACCCCCTGGCCGTGCTCTACAAGTACCTCGACGATCAGGGACCGTTCCTCGCCGCGCTGATCACGTACTACGCCTTCGTGTCGCTGTTCCCACTGCTTCTGCTGCTCTCGACGCTGCTCAGCTTCGTGCTTTCCGGCGACCCTGAGCTCCAGACCCAAATCATGACGTCGGCGCTCACCGAGTTCCCGGTCATCGGCACCCAACTGTCCGAGCCGAAGGGGCTCGGCGGGGGGACGGTCGGCGTCGTCATCGGAATCCTCGGTGCTCTCTACGGCGGGATCGGAGTCGCTCAGGCGATCCAGCACGCCATGAACACCGCATGGTCGATCCCCCGCAACAGCCGGCCGGATCCGATCAAGTCCCGGGGCCGAAGCCTCCTCCTGCTAGGCACCGTTGGCCTGGCCCTGATCGGCACCACCGTCCTCTCTGCCCTCGGAGGCTACGCGGACGCCCTCGGTGCTGCGGGCCGAGCGGTCTTCCTGGCCTTGTCGATTGCGGTGAATGCTGGGGCGTTCATCCTCGCCTTCCGCATCGGCACGGTCCGTCCCCTCACCGTCAGGCAGGTCCTCCCCGGCGCAGTCGGTGCCGCCATCGCGTGGCAACTCCTGCAGTCCCTGGGGCCTATCTATGTCGCGCAGGTCGTCAGGCGGGCCAGCGAAATGAACGGTGTGTTCGCCGTCGTCCTCGGCTTGCTGGCCTTCCTCTACCTCGCGGCGGTCGCCATCGTCCTGTGCGTCGAGGCGAACGTCGTCCGGGTCGACCGGCTCCATCCGCGCGCCCTGCTCACACCGTTCACCGATCAAGTGGACCTCACGGCCGGCGACCGGAAGTCCTACACCCGGCAGGCCAAGGCACAGCGCTTGAAGGGATTCGAGCGGATCGATGTCACCTTCGGGGAGCGATCCCCCGACGAAGCCGCCCAACCGGGCGGCAAGGAATCAGCAGACAGCCCGGAGGAAGGGCCGCAAACGCGCGAGGATAGCTGA